One stretch of Prunus persica cultivar Lovell chromosome G1, Prunus_persica_NCBIv2, whole genome shotgun sequence DNA includes these proteins:
- the LOC109947514 gene encoding uncharacterized protein LOC109947514, producing MVQTRSGTTQIVQFDPEPERTLHRQRREVTWAWDCSLQGTFLQDLFANESNMALELPAAGRPLRESLEARATDVPNCIVYPEQEEGDSFEIRHHMLEILPTFRGLPNEDANIHIAKFIVGCKNILIRGFSAEAIKLRLFPFTLKDKAETWLFTLPANSITTWQQLHTKFLNKYYPASKTLNYKREILTFTQKPNEEFHEAWERYTKMYIKCPHVKIDSDTQMNIFFDGLNPTSKSHVNASAGGSLSNKSAREAFELFDMMATESQQWAAEHSQKRGIFELSVGSPNMSAQMEKMDKKIDAKFDMLLQHIASSTQQPPTSTVCTICSMATHDIMGCPHRDSYPELVEQHVNMMNSYQRPRNDAYATHYNPGWRDHPNFKWGDNQTNAKPFQHAQKPFVPSKPSMEDQLAKLAATTQSFIEGNNQRFQNVEASIKSLEQQFGQLATQISDR from the coding sequence ATGGTCCAGACCAGATCAGGAACTACACAGATTGTACAATTTGATCCAGAACCAGAGCGCACACTGCATAGACAGCGGAGAGAAGTTACTTGGGCTTGGGACTGTTCACTGCAGGGCACTTTTCTGCAGGATCTGTTTGCAAACGAGAGTAACATGGCGTTAGAATTACCTGCGGCAGGTAGACCACTCAGGGAGTCATTGGAAGCCCGTGCCACTGATGTTCCCAATTGCATTGTGTATCCTGAACAAGAAGAGGGTGATTCGTTCGAGATCAGGCACCATATGCTTGAAATTCTACCTACTTTTCGGGGATTGCCTAATGAAGATGCAAACATACATATTGCAAAATTTATTGTGGGTTGCAAGAATATTTTGATTAGGGGTTTTTCTGCTGAGGCTATTAAGTTACGTCTTTTCCCTTTCACTTTGAAGGACAAGGCAGAAACTTGGTTATTCACTCTACCAGCTAATAGCATTACTACTTGGCAGCagttacacacaaaattcctgAACAAATATTATCCAGCATCCAAGACATTGAATTACAAGAGGGAGATTTTGACATTCACACAGAAGCCTAATGAAGAGTTTCATGAAGCGTGGGAGAGATATACAAAGATGTACATAAAGTGTCCACATGTTAAAATTGATTCAGATacacaaatgaatattttctttgatgggCTTAATCCTACATCTAAGAGCCATGTGAATGCATCAGCTGGAGGATCATTATCAAATAAATCTGCAAGAGAGGCATTTGAACTGTTTGATATGATGGCTACAGAATCTCAGCAATGGGCAGCAGAACATTCACAGAAAAGGGGCATTTTTGAGTTATCAGTAGGTTCTCCCAACATGTCTgcacaaatggaaaaaatggaTAAGAAAATTGATGCAAAGTTTGATATGCTTCTACAACATATAGCAAGTTCTACACAGCAGCCACCTACATCAACAGTTTGCACTATATGCAGTATGGCTACACATGACATAATGGGCTGCCCACATAGAGACTCTTACCCAGAGCTTGTTGAACAACATGTCAATATGATGAACAGCTATCAAAGGCCTAGGAATGATGCATATGCAACTCATTACAATCCTGGATGGAGGGATCACCCTAATTTCAAATGGGGTGACAATCAGACTAATGCCAAACCATTCCAGCATGCACAAAAACCTTTTGTTCCCTCCAAACCATCTATGGAAGATCAACTTGCTAAACTGGCAGCAACAACTCAATCATTCATCGAGGGCAACAATCAAAGATTTCAAAATGTTGAAGCATCTATTAAAAGTTTGGAGCAACAATTTGGACAACTAGCTACACAGATTTCAGACAGATAA